The Amaranthus tricolor cultivar Red isolate AtriRed21 chromosome 6, ASM2621246v1, whole genome shotgun sequence genome has a segment encoding these proteins:
- the LOC130815634 gene encoding uncharacterized protein LOC130815634: MEEISKSIWEIVPWCILFADDIVLVAETKEEANSKLDEWREALEDKGLPISRTKTEYLRYNFSGTESIGEPEVTIGGEVVACTSKFKYLRSVIQSNGEIYGDVTNHIQAGWLKWRVAIGVLCDKKFPRRLKGKLYRVAIRPALLYETKCWLIKKVFEQRVEVTEMRMLR; this comes from the coding sequence ATGGAGGAAATCTCTAAATCCATCTGGGAAATCGTACCATGGTGCATTCTTTTCGCCGATGATATAGTTTTGGTCGCAGAAACCAAGGAGGAggctaatagtaaattggaCGAGTGGAGGGAAGCCTTGGAGGATAAGGGGTTGCCCATAAGCCGTACGAAGACAGAATATTTGCGATACAATTTCAGTGGGACAGAATCGATAGGGGAGCCAGAGGTAACCATAGGGGGAGAAGTTGTTGCATGTacgtccaagttcaaatatttaAGATCAGTGattcagagtaatggggagatttATGGAGATGTTACTAATCATATACAAGCaggttggcttaagtggcgagtAGCAATCggggtgctttgtgataaaaagttcccgaggagattaaaaggtaaacTTTACCGCGTTGCAATTAGGCCGGCGTTGTTGTATGAGACAAAATGTTGGCTCataaagaaggttttcgaaCAGAGGGTGGAAgtaacagaaatgcgtatgctgagatag
- the LOC130815826 gene encoding mediator of RNA polymerase II transcription subunit 18-like yields the protein MECVVQGIIETQHVEALEILLQGLCGVNKKPLRIHELCLKSIPILGYVSSEVQLICDLEQQPEPTWIVRYVGGAIRGAGAEQICVLVRTMVESKVSKNAVPWFYSIGYKLDYELLRVGFSFTFHRGAPMTVTVSSVNKLPKLHAIDEAEPITLRRQIVEITAPATDDNYAEVATAVSSFCEYLAPLLHLSKPGVSTGIVPTAAAAAASLMSVGGGTTV from the exons ATGGAGTGTGTGGTTCAGGGAATTATTGAGACCCAG CACGTGGAAGCGCTAGAGATTCTTCTTCAGGGGCTTTGTGGAGTCAATAAGAAGCCGTTAAGGATTCACGAGTTATGCTTAAAAAGCATCCCAATCCTTG GATATGTGTCTTCTGAGGTTCAACTTATCTGTGATCTGGAGCAGCAACCTGAGCCTACTTG GATTGTTCGTTATGTTGGTGGCGCAATAAGAGGTGCTGGTGCTGAACAGATCTGTGTTCTAGTTCGGACCATGGTCGAAAGCAAAGTTAGCAAGAATGCCGTCCCTTGGTTTTATTCTATTGGCTATAAATTGGATTATGAACTGTTACGGGTGGGTTTTTCCTTCACTTTCCATAGAGGTGCTCCGATGACTGTTACTGTCTCCTCAGTCAATAAGCTGCCGAAGTTGCATGCAATTGATGAAGCTGAACCAATCACATTACGAAGACAAATAGTTGAAATTACAGCTCCTGCTACAGATGATAACTATGCTGAAGTCGCGACAGCTGTCTCTTCATTCTGTGAATACCTTGCTCC GCTGTTACACTTGTCAAAACCTGGTGTATCAACTGGGATCGTCCCTacagctgctgctgctgctgcatCTCTGATGTCTGTCGGAGGAGGCACAACTGTTTAG
- the LOC130815635 gene encoding probable ascorbate-specific transmembrane electron transporter 1, with protein MGCCLCLKAAINGGNLKEREGDLRKRVLPKVMKLLKNDGLNLNYETKKGKSKASVIPVILAHLVAAVLVALVLVWLLHFREGLAFRSHIKPQIFNVHPLLMVIGVIVTGGQAIMAYKTVPGAKSTQKKVHLILHLIALMSGIVGIYAVFKFHQELSIPHIYTLHSWVGISTICLYGLQWIISFFTFAFPHSKSAAREAVAPWHKFLGIFIFILAICTAMMGLIEKFTFLNLKRSQEALVMNFAGLMIILFAAMVGLVVTIPSV; from the exons ATGGGTTGTTGCTTGTGTTTGAAGGCAGCCATTAATGGCGGAAATTTAAAGGAAAGAGAAGGAGATTTGAGGAAAAGGGTTTTACCTAAAGTTatgaaattgttaaaaaatgATGG ATTAAACCTCAATTATGAAACCAAAAAAG GCAAATCTAAAGCTTCAGTGATTCCGGTCATACTCGCTCATTTGGTGGCTGCCGTGCTCGTTGCTTTGGTGCTTGTTTGGCTGCTACACTTCCGGGAAGGCCTTGCCTTTCGTTCTCATATCAAACCGCAAATTTTCAAT GTTCACCCGCTTCTAATGGTTATTGGGGTCATTGTCACTGGTGGACAAG CAATCATGGCATACAAAACAGTCCCAGGAGCAAAAAGCACACAAAAGAAGGTTCATTTGATACTTCATCTGATAGCTCTTATGAGCGGTATCGTTGGAATATATGCAGTATTCAAGTTTCATCAAGAGCTATCAATACCACATATATATACTCTTCATTCTTGGGTTGGTATAAGCACCATCTGCCTGTACGGCTTGCAG TGGATAATCTCATTCTTCACATTTGCGTTTCCACATTCGAAATCAGCGGCAAGAGAAGCAGTAGCCCCATGGCACAAGTTTTTGGGCATTTTCATATTCATACTGGCAATATGTACAGCCATGATGGGTTTGATAGAAAAGTTTACGTTTTTGAATCTCAAACGAAGCCAAGAAGCACTCGTAATGAACTTTGCAGGATTGATGATCATATTATTTGCAGCTATGGTTGGACTTGTAGTCACCATTCCAAGTGTGTAA
- the LOC130815636 gene encoding protein S40-1-like — protein MAEFFEFDESEIVFSDNFSSLDDDQSTFHESDSNSRSFIRRNKIFYWKKESCSVLVNIPASNFKSSSPSSSFRYDDKIDFGAQFSDNNEIVPPHVIVDRRSRDLNTYERKSSRNRGKKLIYVRNSVLELTGFLES, from the coding sequence ATGGCTGAATTCTTCGAGTTTGATGAATCAGAAATCGTTTTCTCCGACAATTTCTCCTCCTTGGATGATGATCAGAGTACTTTCCATGAGTCCGATTCAAACTCAAGATCATTCATTCGTCGCAACAAGATCTTCTACTGGAAAAAAGAATCCTGCTCTGTTCTTGTCAATATTCCTGCATCTAATTTTAAATCTTcatctccttcttcttcttttcgTTACGATGATAAAATCGATTTCGGTGCGCAATTTTCTGATAATAATGAGATTGTTCCTCCTCATGTGATTGTTGATCGAAGATCTAGGGATTTGAATACTTACGAGAGGAAATCGAGTAGAAATCGTGGCAAGAAATTGATCTATGTTCGGAATTCTGTTCTGGAATTGACTGGATTTCTTGAATCTTGA